Sequence from the Fragaria vesca subsp. vesca linkage group LG4, FraVesHawaii_1.0, whole genome shotgun sequence genome:
CAACCCATAGGAAAGAAGGCCAAAGAAAATATAAAGGTGCTGTATGCATGTCCAGAAATTGCAACTTACCGGATACAACAAGGCCCAGTATGATGACAGCCTGCATACACAACATTAAAGAGTGAACACATCAGAAAATGAGAAATGAAGTAATACTCGTCCATACCCCAAACTGTAAGTATAAGTGCTCTTACACAACAGACAATGGATGAAGATAAAGGATGAGTTTTCTCTTACCCAACGGGTCTTTGAAAATTCACCCCAACCATGGGTCACATCAGAAAGATCCTTGAGAGTCGTTCCAACATATACTAGTGCAAATGTTATCGGCTGTAAGAGAACCAATTTTAAACACATTAGCATTGGTTTGAAACAAACACTGGTCAATCAGTTTATATGTATCAAATTTTCAATAACGTGGTGGTGGCAATAGAACCCTCCCGTTAATGCAATCAGAATCTATGTACAAACGATGTCAAATCAGTGGTATTTGACCAAACAAAAGATCCAGGCACAGCACACCAGGAACAACAAACGGATAGCATGTATCAGGATGACTGCAAATCCTTATGATATGGAAAAAGCTTGCCAATGACGCAGATAATGCTTTCTTATAAAGACACTAAGATAACCATCTTAATGAAGTTCTAAATTAAACATGGTGATAAACTATGCCAACATGCACTCTGTATTTTATTTTATTTTATATGTGTTCATCACTAGCAATCATATGGAGCACAAGTAACATAGAAAGATAAAATAAGAGATAAAAGATTATTGGGGGTAAGAAAAAAATACCATCATTCCTAACCATGAAGCAAGCATGTATTCTCCAATTGGAACAGGAGTCACCGACAGGAGGTAATTTAACATGTTAAATGGAAGTAAGGGAACAAGACGAAGCAGCAAAACAATCTGTGGAACGAAGAAACAAGCAGATTCCCAAATGTCAATATAAAAATACCACACCTTTATTAAGTGACTATTTAAACTGGGAAAGTAGGAGACAATTAATTGGGGTAAACTAATACAATAATATGCGCATGGGAAAACCACCAACATAATGAATATTAAATATATCAGACCACTTTATGAAGGACAGATATGAATCGTGCCAACCTTAAATCCAGATTTTCGGATTGCAATTGCAACTGCACGAAACTGAGGATAATCCTTCAACCTGGAAATGACGAATGATCTCCCAATCTGTATAGGAACTCTAAAATAAGATACATGTAGCAGCACATAAAAGAAAAACTTATATTACATATATGACCAATAGGAGGCAAACAAAGCAAACAATGACAACTCCATATGTATGAGAAAGAACAAGAATAATAACATAATACACCAGTTGGGTATAATTACTCTATTCCAGATAATGTACTCTTTCAAACACTTAGAAATCAATGAGGACCTTTACAAACTTACAGTTCTGCCAAGAAGGAATGCAGCCCCTGCACCTACAGTGGCACCAATTGAGTCGGCAACAAAGCCGATGGGCAGGCCAAAAAGATAACCACCACCGAGCTGAAACAAATAAGATGGGCAATCACATTAGGATGCAAACTTGTGAATAAATCAAAGTTTTATATGGAACTTTCTCTATTTTCTCGCTCTCCTCTACTTCTGTGTGCAAGTTTCTATCCTAATTACCAGATTTGCTAGTAATAAAAAGCACAAGGTAACAAATAAAGGGAAAAAAAAGGCAAAACCTTTTGGAGTATGGACTTGATCTTACGAAAAAATTATGTAAAACACAAATTTTAAGCTACACGGACAAGTAAGCAATAGCCACTCTACAATAAATAGAGGTACAACAATAAGTCATCGGCCATATCCTTACAGTGAGTACTGAAGCTGGTACTGCCAAGACCGTTAAAGGAATGTACGCAACAGCCCTGCATGCAACCAAAAGAAACCTAAGTTAGAAATCAAACAAAGTCCCTTCTTCCACCCCCAAAGTAATCTTTGAGAACCAATATAACATGTAGGCAAGTAACTGATTCTAACAATTCAAAGTGTTACAACTTCAGGGCTGCAATTTACTTACAGCACAAGCGGACCCCAAGGGCCAAGATCCCGTTCAACCCATAATAAGAAGTCCTTCAAAATCTGCAGGAAGCAGTTACCTTATCAGTTAACCGATATAACCATACTCAAAAGTTCACGTTATCAAAACCTCCAAACGCAGCTGATACAATCAACACAATCAAGAAACTCAAGTCCTACAGTCCACCCGCATTACCACATTTCATACTAAAACCCTTCATCACCATCAGACAACAAGGCCCCATCCAGATTAGAAATGAAAACTACCCCTCAACACAAGTGGGAACTATCGGTCTAAACACCAACCCACCCTATTAGACAAACAATATAACCATAGCTTCAAATCAACTTCAGCATTACAGTAGCTCAAAACTATAACCCAAGCCCCATCGAAGCCGGGTTCTTCATCATACTTTCTACATTCCAATACTGTTACAACGAACCCAAAACTCTCACAAATGATCAAAGCAGCTAAATTCACCTACCCAATCAACACTAAACCAATAAAAAGAAAATCAACCAATGCAGAACCAAAAACCAAATATTGATCGAAACCCAGAAAAAAGGAGAGACCTTTTCAACAGGGAGAGTGAAACAGGCGGTGGCAACGGCGGCGAGAAGGAGGAGGAGGAGAGTGATCCTTAGCGCGGAGCCCCAAGAGAGAGCCATAGAAAGCCTGCGACGCCAAGGCCTACACTCCTCGTCGTCGTCGTATGTATTGTTGGGTTGCTTCAACGGCAAACGAGGCCTCAGCCCTCCAAGGTTTGCCAGATTTTGGGTATGCGTCCCTCCAAAACTAGGTGACCTTCCTTCCCCCAATCCAAAAACCTGTCTCTGTTTTGGAGTTTTGTGCTCTGTTTTGAGTTGTTTGATTGATTGGGGATTTGGGATTGGAGTTTGGAGGATTAAGGAAATTGAAATCCCTATCTGGATTCGGTTATTTGTGGAGGGATTTATGTCTGGTGGGGATGATTATGCTTCTGATGACTATTTGGTGAGTTGTTTCCGGGTGTTATTATGGGCGGTGCATTGCGTGTACTTCTCTTTTTTCAACTTTGGGTAACTTTCTTTTCTTACATATATGGGAAACGGGTCGACTTTGTTATTTTATTTTTCTTTTACCATTGCTTTGAGTCTACGAAACTGCAAGAATTACTGTTAGGTCCGAGTGAGTTAAGATCCATCTCTTCCGTACATCAGATGATATAACGTTGAGTATTAGTTATCCAAGTTTGGCTTATTTCAGTTATGTCGATTATTTTAGAGAAAATTATGCTACGTCACAAATTTAAAAACACAAAAAACTTATTTTCATTAATTTTTATATAGTTTAAGACATGAGCCTAAGCCCAAAACTAAGAGCATCAAGTATGATCCAAATTTTAGCTATCAAATGACCATAATACCCTTTATCTCCATCTTTCCTCTCACTCTCTTCCCCTCTCCGTCTTTTTTCTGCAGATCTACTGTCATATATAGATATGCCTGCTTCCGTGTTCTTGATATATATATATAGCCCTTTTTGGTTGCGGACGTCCGCACCGAAGGTTTCGATGCGGATTTCTAATTTTGCACCACTTTCCGATCGAATTTCCTCATCTCCACCGTCTAGTATCTAGATAATATTGTGTAGATCATCTCTGCAAAATTTCAGCCAATTTGGTGATCGTTAAGGTCCTCAAACTCGAGTTTTTCTGGTATGAACACAACCGGACAAAATTCAGTCCGTCCATTTGTTTTTCGAGTTTGAGGGCCTNNNNNNNNNNNNNNNNNNNNGTATATATATATATATATATATATCTCTCTCTCTCTCTCTCCCCTTACCATCATCGCCGCCCCTCCTCCTCAGACTCCACTGCCTCGCCGCCGCCGCCGCACCATGTGCGCCCCACGACCGTGCTCTTCGACGTCGACTGGGGCTGGGTCCCCGTTGACTACACCCTCCCCGTCACCGGCGACAAGAACTCCGAGGATGACTTCGATGCGCCGACGACGACGACAAAGGGCTACGGAGCTAGTGTAGCCGCTCGTGGAGGTCGGAATCGAGTTCAAGATCCACATTGGGAAGGATCGGGACATGAAGGAGAGGTTGTGCTTGGAGGTGGAGCGGTTAGGGCTCAGTTCCGTCATTATAAGAAGCCGAGGGTTCAGCGCCGTCGTCGCCTTCAAGAGGAGCGTCGTCGCTGCCTTCAAGAGGAACCTCAGGCTACAGGGCAGTAGCAGTACATTAACTTGGTCAAGTCTTTACTTTGCATTTGAAGGTGATGTGATATGGTCGTCATATTCATCATATTCATAGGCTAGAACCTTGTCATGATCCGGTCAAGTCTTTAGTTCGAATTTGAAGGTGATTTGATCTTCAATTTGTATGAGATGTTCATGGATTTGATCTTCAGTTGGTATGAGATGCTTGGTGATCTAATTCCTCACTATCTCTCATTCATCTCACTCAGTAGCAGTGATATAAATGAGGTTGATTGGTTTGGGTTGATTAGTAGGTGATTTCATATATGAATTGAGGTTTGTTTTGAGGACATGAATAAGATTTGTTGATCTGAATGAGGTTTGTTTATTGGGTTAAACCATTGTTGTGATAGATGCAGTTTTAAAGTTCATTAGCAGTGATACATACAATAGCAACAACGCTATCATCAAAGTGGACAGTAGCAGCGCGCTCTGCTGAGTAGCAGAAGTAAGCAGTAGCAGAGTGGGATGAGTAGCAAACGTAGGCAGTAGCAGACAGTTTGCTAGTAGAAGTCGGCATTAGCAGTTAGATTTGCGGTAGCAATAGCCATTTCGTCGTCAGTAGCAGAAAATTTCTAATAGCGACAGTAGCAGCTTTATGAAGGTCTCATATCGCGACAGTAGCAGCCTTATTGATTCCGGAGAATTGCCTGAAAAAAATTGCAATAACACCTTTTTATCAGGTGCTACTGTGCTCAGGTGCTACTGTGCTACTTGGCAGTAGCATATGTGCTACTGTTGGGTGCTACTACACCCAATGTACTACTGTGCTACTTTGCAGTGTGCTACTGTGCTACTCGTTTGACAGTAGCAGTTGATATGTAGTGAAATGTATTATGGTAAAATTATAATGACATATGACATATGGGTATTAGTTTGTCTAAATTTGTTAATATTTGTCCTTAAATGTGTGAGATATTATGTAAAAGATTTATTTATAAACTAAAATTTGGTTAATAACTTTATAGTAATTTACTAATTATTTTAAGATGTTTGATTTTGTTACATTTTTTNTTTTCTNNNNNNNNNNNNNNNNNNNNACCCGTCCATCTCCACCGTCCATTTGACGCGGACTTTTGACTTTTTCAAAATGGACGGCGGAGATGGACGCGCACCCGGGTGCGCTGTATAATTTTCAAATGAAACACGTGTGTTATGTTTTCGGAAACAGTTATTAGAGTTTTACTCTAGTTATTGCCGTAATGTTTTTGCTGCAAAGTGGCAGTCGGTGTTGGGGGTTTTCTTAAGATTTCAAGCCGGAATTTATGAAGCGGATCGAAGTGAGTGCAAACATGACTTTCACAATACCTCTTAATTGAGTCAATGACCCGCACATTGACTTTTGTTGTTCTCATATTAGCCCTTAGCTTTGGTTAAGTAAACGCGAGCATAAACAAGTTTATACCAAAGTGTCCTTAAGATCCGCCCAGGAGCGAGGAGTGATCTGTACACCATCTAGATACGACTGATACGAACATATCTCAAAGTTAGAGCAATGACCTCTGTTCTTGATCCTGTGAAGCTATCTCAAAGGCTTCTAAAGTGTGGGTCATCTCCAACAACACTCAACCTCCTACTGCACCTTAATTACCCATTATATATCGTGATGTACTTTTCTGATTCACAGGGGTTTACCACGACATATTGCCAGAAATGTTGGCCAAAATGCCTTCCTTGAAAAACATCTAGTGTCAAACAACAAAGGGCAAACAGTAAGAAATTGCTTGGGATGCTTCATCGTTGGTGTTAGTATGCTTACTGCATCAAACTTGGTTTGTAGGAAACTACCATTTCTTTTTCTTTGATTGAAGTACTAGGTACAGGGAAAATATGGAGAAGTTTTTGTGTTACCTTGAGATTTGAAGGAATCAACAATCAAGGTAATAACTTTTCCAGACCAGAAAAAAGGATGCAACTCTTTTCTTTTTGGAAAGGAATCAGGTGAAATGATAATGATTAAAAGTCGAACACAATGATTATTGTATAGAAAGTTTCCATTCATGAACAGATGAACTCGGTTCTAGTTAGTGATTATCAATCTAATTACACAGTCGATTTCATACCTTTGCATGGTTTCATTCACCTTTGCAAATCAGACACTAAGTTGGTGCCAAACCTAAAGGATTGCTATGTCTAGTCATGGCAATTGCACATGTGATTTCCTTTCTTTGTCGACCTTTTCTTTCTTTCACGTATCTTTGTGAAAACGAGCGATTGGCATTCGTTCGTATATCAAATTAACAATGTAGGCAAACAACTACTCAAACTGTCAAACATATAGGAAAACAACTTGATCAGCAATTCAGCATTAAAATCGACCAACATCATCGAAACTTTTAAGGCAAGGAAGCTTCTGTCTAACAATTTAGCACTTAATACCCAACAGCTATACTGGTTTTCCCTTCAACTTTGTGGTTAAGGCTTTTGATTTGCCCACAAGTTGGAGGGGTTAGAAAGTATTTTGGTGGTGGTGGCTGTTGCCTGTTGGTGTTTGCTCTTAAACCCAAAAGCTGCGTAAAAGATATACAATGCAGAATGGTTATGCTTAAATATGATATGCCATGTTGCAGCATATGAAGCAACAAGAGGAAGGGCTATCTGCTGAAGAAGTATGTAAAAGAAATACAATACCTTGAGATGATGATAGCTCATACAAAATTTCATTATTTTCTTGAAATTCTAGAACCTCTCCTGATGTACAACCTGTGGGAATGACTTCAGTCTAACCATATCTAGCTATATATAAACAAATAAAGAATATGCCAAACTCAATCTAATGAACAATATAAATGAAAACCATGAGTGGTCCACCTTGTACACGTCAAAGGCCTTCAAGCCCCTTCATTCTGGCATTCAAGGATGAGCCTGCATTTCAAATTCTCTTGATAGCTCTGGGACGCCATCGTTGAAAAGTTTCAGAGAAAATTTGAAACGCTTCACATGTTTGCAGCAGCTTCCTATCTGGTTGCACATAGTACATTCAGCAGTATATGATCCAGCATAAGGTCCACAAAATAATGGTGTCCAATGAGGCCATCCCTCCACTTTGCCTTTGCAGGAGCTCGGCCGTAGTGTACTCCATCGTTGCAACGATTATCAAAATGCCACGGGAAGGTCATGTCAAAATTGTCAATCACACCAGAAAGGATACCAGCTTGCTTCAATTTCTCAATGAGTATCCAATTGAATGCCTCCATCTTATTAGGATTGAACGCCATAGTTCGCGCATACCCACCAGTGGCTATTGTGGTGCGGTAGAAGACTTTTGGCACCACCAAACCTCTCTGCCGTATTAACTCCATGATTTCCACCCAAAATGTTGTTGCATAGCTTGCCCCAGCAGAAAAAGCTCTTATGTTGGACCAATATATGCCATCGTGTAAGCCTGAGTTCATGATTATAGTATCTGGAACTTTATCTTCCGAGAAGTACTTCTTGATCAAATTCCTGAATCCTTCATCTTTCAAGGAATTCAAACCCTGGTAATTCTGTGTTTCATTCCAATGACCATTGAATAGGCTTGTAATTCGAACCTTCTGTGAAGGGTCTCTCGGGTTTGTAAAGTGCATATCAAACCGTCTCGGAACTGACTGTACTTCGGGCATATCCAAGATAAAGGTGAGAATGTTTCGTATCGAATCAACATGATTGGAATCACCCCAGAAGAAAAGCCATCTGTTATTCAAGCACTTCCAAGCAGAATCAGCTGAAAACAATCTGAAAGAACAATGTGTGGAGTAAACCCAACCATTACTCTCCAAAGCCCCCAATGAACCACTACACCAAGGACTCTGGCAAGGAAAACTTGGGGAGAGGCATCTGTATCGACCATCATGACTAATCTCACACTCATCATTCTTACCATGCCTAGTCCACCTTCCTGACCAAACATCTCTTCCAAAATCTGACTCTTTGCAAACTTGTAGCTCTGGCAATTGAGCCGAGCCCTTGTAAAACCTGATCGGAATTCTCCGAATCTCCCTATCGTATGCGAACCGGCTAGGTGAGAACTTAAGACCCTCAAAATGCCTAAACAGTAGGATTATAGTAAGATTATAAGATCCCACAAAATCTGGATGAACTTGAAGCGAAACAGAATAAGACCCATTACCAAAATCTTTCACAACAGGCCTAGATTTCCATGACTCCCCTGAAAGATCAGTCTCAAAATAATCCCCACCCAAACACCTAGGCTGCTTACTCTCATCCAAAGCCTGAAACCCAAACTCATAGATTTCACCAGCAGACAAC
This genomic interval carries:
- the LOC101291812 gene encoding TVP38/TMEM64 family membrane protein slr0305-like — its product is MALSWGSALRITLLLLLLAAVATACFTLPVEKILKDFLLWVERDLGPWGPLVLAVAYIPLTVLAVPASVLTLGGGYLFGLPIGFVADSIGATVGAGAAFLLGRTIGRSFVISRLKDYPQFRAVAIAIRKSGFKIVLLLRLVPLLPFNMLNYLLSVTPVPIGEYMLASWLGMMPITFALVYVGTTLKDLSDVTHGWGEFSKTRWAVIILGLVVSVILMFLVTRVAKAALEKALAENEDLDIIEPPELPVSDTPGHLNEPLLIKIDPSEDHHEK
- the LOC101292108 gene encoding uncharacterized protein LOC101292108; this translates as MPEKGAMSWPTSSKPSPPLLQWRLGLVTALVLVGMVLIWSTDATTMRNLVEATKSQQGYLTTKVSAFANNIAQNHEDKEVSTAHIVVNQTQKEPNLTQLKTQMGSQDPVNHTQNVSPSDQNYSSGVSVVPASLDWVTAKIEPNVTKNLLAKWLAPGGEPCRDAKTVEIAIPGLDGKDLIELSAGEIYEFGFQALDESKQPRCLGGDYFETDLSGESWKSRPVVKDFGNGSYSVSLQVHPDFVGSYNLTIILLFRHFEGLKFSPSRFAYDREIRRIPIRFYKGSAQLPELQVCKESDFGRDVWSGRWTRHGKNDECEISHDGRYRCLSPSFPCQSPWCSGSLGALESNGWVYSTHCSFRLFSADSAWKCLNNRWLFFWGDSNHVDSIRNILTFILDMPEVQSVPRRFDMHFTNPRDPSQKVRITSLFNGHWNETQNYQGLNSLKDEGFRNLIKKYFSEDKVPDTIIMNSGLHDGIYWSNIRAFSAGASYATTFWVEIMELIRQRGLVVPKVFYRTTIATGGYARTMAFNPNKMEAFNWILIEKLKQAGILSGVIDNFDMTFPWHFDNRCNDGVHYGRAPAKAKWRDGLIGHHYFVDLMLDHILLNVLCATR